Proteins from a single region of Campylobacter sp. RM16704:
- a CDS encoding ABC transporter substrate-binding protein: protein MKKISIAILSIITANYIQAKEINIGVVLPLTGSTAAYGQSALDGIKIANSMKNTLSNGDKVNLVVVDTKGDKIESANASTRLVSQDKAYALIGEMLTANTLQVIRIGEEKKVPVVAPAATADKLLNKKLYASRVCFMDSFQGSSLASYVKNKLNYSKAVIVSDQSADYSLGLTKAFEKEFNKQGGKILDKFRITAGDKDFKAILSQIKNLNPDFIYLPVYYTEASLFARQAKAMGLNIPMGSADGVADETFINLAQDAAEGYLFTDSFDYHNPPTKLSKNFIQAYEKEKNNKEVPNFSAMGADAYFVIFEAMQKCTDNFNRECINNNIHATSNFEGVSGVINIDKSGNATRSIVIKSIENQKQVYKDLILP, encoded by the coding sequence ATGAAAAAAATTAGTATAGCTATATTATCAATTATAACTGCCAACTATATTCAGGCAAAAGAAATTAATATTGGTGTGGTTCTTCCTTTAACAGGATCGACAGCAGCTTATGGACAAAGTGCTTTAGATGGTATCAAAATTGCCAATTCAATGAAAAATACTTTAAGTAACGGAGATAAAGTAAATCTTGTAGTGGTAGATACAAAAGGCGATAAAATAGAAAGTGCTAATGCTAGTACAAGATTGGTTTCACAAGACAAAGCTTACGCACTTATTGGAGAAATGTTGACAGCAAACACTTTACAAGTTATTAGAATTGGTGAAGAAAAAAAGGTTCCAGTAGTTGCTCCTGCAGCAACAGCCGATAAGCTTTTAAATAAAAAATTATACGCAAGTAGAGTTTGCTTTATGGATAGTTTTCAAGGCTCTTCTTTAGCTAGTTATGTTAAAAATAAATTAAATTATAGCAAAGCTGTGATCGTTAGTGATCAAAGTGCGGATTATTCCTTAGGTTTAACAAAAGCTTTCGAGAAAGAATTTAACAAACAAGGTGGAAAAATTTTAGATAAATTTAGAATCACTGCGGGCGATAAAGACTTTAAAGCTATACTTTCACAAATTAAGAATTTAAATCCTGATTTTATTTATCTTCCTGTGTATTATACAGAAGCTTCTTTATTTGCAAGACAAGCTAAAGCTATGGGTTTAAATATCCCTATGGGTTCAGCTGATGGAGTAGCTGATGAAACTTTTATAAATCTTGCACAAGATGCAGCAGAAGGATATTTATTTACTGATAGTTTTGATTATCATAACCCTCCTACAAAATTATCTAAAAATTTTATACAGGCTTATGAAAAAGAAAAAAATAATAAAGAAGTTCCAAATTTCAGTGCTATGGGAGCAGATGCATATTTTGTAATCTTTGAAGCTATGCAAAAATGTACTGATAATTTTAATAGAGAATGTATCAATAATAATATTCACGCTACTTCTAATTTTGAAGGGGTAAGTGGAGTTATAAATATTGATAAAAGCGGAAATGCAACACGCTCAATCGTTATAAAGTCAATAGAAAACCAAAAACAAGTTTATAAAGACTTAATTCTTCCATAA
- a CDS encoding sensor histidine kinase, which yields MYEAKRVAWQILSLYLISIGSILIILFGIWYTKLIEDLINNYTLKLKQEHRFVILQMQKDRFEPIEKSAEKISKITKIKFAIFDRTKVYFSNLNLPAQTTFFQLNDTSIYNSNTLIYVADVNLNSLLLGNYNEQDVLEKLGNVNRLKVLIEGNDISKELAFIRFKVALAMVFSLIFVSIMGYLILKFALKPLEMRIRFLNNFIKDTTHEINTPISAILMSVESLERKNSFEEIKVLKRIKIAALTLNHLYSDLTFLNFSQVYETKKDWIILKDLIQDRMEYFKIFLEQKNINLDLILKNEGKIYASKEQFFKMFDNLINNAIKYNRRNGQIRIILLEQKLIIEDSGCGIAKENLSNIFERYSRFNESQGGFGIGLSLVNKICKNHHINIKVESELNKGTKFILTWKN from the coding sequence ATGTATGAAGCCAAACGCGTCGCGTGGCAAATTCTCTCTTTATATTTGATAAGCATAGGAAGTATTCTTATAATACTTTTTGGAATATGGTATACAAAATTAATAGAAGATTTAATAAATAATTATACATTAAAATTAAAACAAGAACATCGTTTTGTAATTTTACAAATGCAAAAAGATCGTTTTGAGCCTATAGAAAAAAGTGCTGAAAAAATTTCTAAAATCACAAAAATAAAATTTGCTATTTTTGATAGAACTAAAGTATATTTTTCCAATCTTAATTTACCCGCACAAACTACATTTTTTCAATTAAATGATACTAGTATTTATAATAGCAATACTTTAATTTATGTAGCTGATGTAAATTTAAATAGTTTGTTATTGGGTAATTATAATGAACAAGATGTTTTAGAAAAACTAGGTAATGTAAATCGTTTAAAAGTTTTAATTGAAGGTAATGATATATCCAAAGAACTTGCATTTATAAGATTTAAAGTAGCTTTAGCTATGGTTTTTTCTTTGATTTTTGTAAGTATAATGGGGTATTTGATACTTAAATTTGCTCTCAAGCCCTTAGAAATGAGAATAAGATTTTTAAATAATTTTATAAAAGATACTACTCATGAAATTAATACTCCTATTAGTGCTATACTGATGAGTGTTGAAAGTTTAGAGAGAAAAAATAGTTTTGAAGAAATTAAAGTTTTAAAACGTATAAAAATAGCTGCTTTAACATTGAATCATTTATATTCTGATTTAACTTTTTTAAATTTCTCTCAAGTTTATGAAACCAAAAAAGATTGGATTATCTTAAAAGATTTAATTCAAGATAGAATGGAATATTTTAAGATATTTTTAGAACAAAAAAATATTAATTTAGATCTTATCTTAAAAAACGAGGGAAAAATTTATGCCAGTAAGGAGCAATTTTTTAAGATGTTTGATAATCTTATTAATAATGCAATTAAATACAATAGAAGAAATGGTCAAATAAGAATTATACTTTTAGAGCAAAAACTTATAATAGAAGATAGCGGATGTGGCATAGCAAAAGAAAATTTGTCTAATATTTTTGAAAGATATTCAAGATTTAATGAAAGTCAAGGTGGGTTTGGCATAGGACTTTCTTTGGTAAATAAAATTTGTAAAAATCATCATATAAATATAAAAGTAGAAAGTGAATTAAATAAAGGAACCAAATTCATTTTAACTTGGAAAAACTAA
- a CDS encoding bacteriohemerythrin gives MLPEWDQKYSINNPKIDLQHQKLFELAAKVEEFSDRSIYQIELKKIIADFFNYIKIHFQDEETYMHEINYPYLSQHKLMHKQITHSMIKLIQNIKSTNDLKEKLYTIVNSWLIEHILQHDAMIEYWRKNTHEKNQKNNSDKEETIKPRIFSYQCQCEGRIHKISYEIHLKIQYSKAKFKCKKCLTDLVYCKDLTEN, from the coding sequence ATGCTACCTGAATGGGATCAAAAATATAGCATTAACAATCCAAAAATAGATCTTCAACATCAAAAACTTTTTGAATTAGCAGCAAAAGTTGAAGAATTTTCTGATAGATCTATTTATCAAATAGAATTAAAAAAAATTATCGCAGATTTTTTTAATTATATAAAAATTCATTTTCAAGATGAAGAAACTTATATGCATGAAATAAATTATCCATACCTAAGCCAACATAAACTAATGCATAAACAAATCACTCATTCTATGATAAAACTAATACAAAATATAAAAAGCACTAACGATTTAAAAGAAAAACTTTATACAATAGTTAATTCATGGCTTATAGAACACATTCTTCAACATGATGCAATGATAGAATACTGGAGAAAAAATACTCATGAAAAAAATCAAAAAAATAATTCCGATAAAGAAGAAACAATAAAACCTAGAATTTTCTCATATCAATGCCAGTGTGAAGGAAGAATACACAAAATATCCTATGAAATTCATTTAAAAATACAATATTCTAAAGCGAAATTTAAATGCAAAAAATGCTTAACCGATTTAGTTTATTGTAAAGATTTAACTGAAAATTAA
- a CDS encoding ribbon-helix-helix domain protein codes for MNKRYTLILSNELYNRLDQVAKSSKKKKAKILRSALENYLDEIEDFIPAIEALEELKQGNDNKLDNIIKKLKC; via the coding sequence ATGAATAAACGCTATACTTTAATTTTATCAAATGAACTTTATAATCGCTTAGATCAGGTAGCTAAGTCTTCTAAAAAGAAGAAAGCAAAAATACTTCGTAGTGCTTTAGAAAATTACCTTGATGAAATAGAAGATTTCATTCCTGCTATAGAAGCACTAGAAGAATTAAAACAAGGCAATGATAATAAGTTAGACAATATTATTAAAAAATTAAAATGTTAA
- a CDS encoding c-type cytochrome → MLRLIITSIFFINSLMAFNIKSLFTYTFNDNISYDLTKAKELYFKNKCNTCHGENGEKKSYGKRAIKDLSPEEIKGALKDYANGYFENQSSDNIQMSLYAKKLSDNDINHIIAYLKGQNFSIELNQQDLLEEEPKQKTKNNIFLK, encoded by the coding sequence ATGTTACGTTTAATTATAACTAGTATCTTTTTTATAAATTCTTTAATGGCTTTTAATATAAAGTCTTTATTTACTTATACTTTTAACGATAATATTAGCTATGATTTAACAAAAGCAAAAGAACTTTATTTTAAAAATAAATGCAATACTTGTCATGGAGAAAATGGAGAAAAAAAATCCTATGGTAAAAGAGCTATTAAAGACCTAAGTCCAGAAGAAATCAAAGGAGCTTTAAAAGACTATGCTAATGGATATTTTGAAAATCAATCAAGTGATAATATTCAAATGAGTTTATATGCTAAAAAACTAAGTGATAATGATATAAATCATATCATTGCTTATTTAAAAGGACAAAACTTTTCTATAGAGCTTAATCAACAAGATTTACTAGAAGAAGAACCTAAGCAAAAAACCAAAAACAATATATTTTTAAAATAA
- a CDS encoding bacteriohemerythrin, whose translation MLPKWCDKYSIHNDEIDKQHKKLFELAANVEMISDRPIHKGQIKFLLADFFNYMKEHFAEEEKYMAKIGYPDLPNHQKIHKGIIQSMIDLIQNIKSTNDLKEKLNVIASKWLLEHILKEDMKIEKWHRTQPDYDDKSNIQQKKQENYEYICSCPGKIHKVPYEIYQKIQTCGANYKCKICQEIIKPK comes from the coding sequence ATGCTACCAAAGTGGTGTGATAAATATAGTATTCACAATGATGAAATAGATAAGCAACATAAAAAACTTTTTGAGCTCGCAGCAAATGTTGAAATGATTTCAGATAGACCTATCCACAAAGGACAAATTAAATTTTTACTTGCTGATTTTTTTAATTACATGAAAGAACATTTTGCAGAAGAAGAAAAATATATGGCTAAAATAGGCTATCCAGACTTACCTAATCATCAAAAAATTCACAAAGGCATCATACAATCTATGATAGATCTTATTCAAAACATCAAAAGTACAAATGATTTGAAAGAAAAACTAAATGTTATTGCATCTAAATGGCTTTTAGAGCATATTCTTAAAGAAGATATGAAAATAGAAAAATGGCATAGAACCCAACCTGATTACGATGATAAATCAAACATTCAACAAAAAAAGCAAGAAAATTATGAATACATTTGCTCTTGCCCTGGGAAAATTCATAAAGTTCCTTATGAAATTTATCAAAAAATTCAAACATGTGGTGCTAATTACAAATGTAAAATTTGCCAAGAAATAATAAAACCAAAATAA
- a CDS encoding branched-chain amino acid ABC transporter permease, with protein MDNSLILQQIINGFSLGSMYALIAIGYTMVYGVLRLINFAHGDIMMVGAYAALFCVTSMNVPFLGALSLAMLFAAALGIAIDKIAYKPLRKAPRISLLITAIGISFLIQNVFNVLFGSTPKYFPVPNYLETVLSFNSLSISVNSILVPILTFFILLIVLFILYKSKYGIAIRALAFDIHTVNLMGIDANRIIAIVFALGSALAAIGGIFWAVSYPSVEPSMGTLIGLKAFGAAVLGGIGSVAGAVLGGLIIGFTEVVVVAVFPDLSGFKDAFAFIFLVLILLFKPTGILGINFEKSRF; from the coding sequence ATGGATAATTCTTTAATATTACAACAGATTATAAACGGATTTAGCTTAGGCAGTATGTATGCGCTTATTGCTATAGGCTATACAATGGTTTATGGTGTTTTAAGACTAATTAATTTTGCACATGGCGATATTATGATGGTAGGTGCATACGCAGCTTTATTTTGTGTTACAAGTATGAATGTACCTTTTTTGGGTGCTCTTTCTTTAGCTATGCTTTTTGCTGCAGCTTTGGGTATAGCTATAGATAAAATTGCCTATAAACCTTTAAGAAAAGCACCTAGAATTTCATTACTCATAACAGCAATAGGAATAAGTTTTCTAATACAAAATGTTTTTAATGTTTTATTTGGCTCTACTCCAAAATATTTCCCTGTTCCAAATTATCTTGAAACAGTATTAAGTTTTAATAGTCTTAGTATTAGTGTTAATAGTATTTTGGTTCCAATTTTAACTTTTTTTATATTATTAATAGTTTTATTTATACTCTATAAAAGTAAATATGGTATTGCTATTAGAGCTTTAGCTTTTGATATACATACTGTAAATTTAATGGGAATTGATGCAAATCGTATCATAGCTATTGTTTTTGCATTAGGTTCAGCTTTAGCTGCCATTGGTGGTATATTTTGGGCAGTTAGCTATCCTTCAGTTGAACCTAGCATGGGAACTCTTATAGGACTTAAAGCTTTTGGAGCCGCTGTATTAGGTGGAATTGGCTCTGTTGCTGGAGCAGTCTTAGGTGGATTAATCATAGGTTTTACAGAAGTAGTGGTGGTTGCTGTTTTCCCTGATCTTTCAGGATTTAAAGATGCTTTTGCCTTTATCTTTTTGGTATTAATTTTACTTTTCAAACCAACAGGAATTTTAGGCATAAATTTTGAAAAAAGTAGGTTTTAA
- a CDS encoding major outer membrane protein, with protein MKLVKLSLVAALAAGAFSAANAVSLEEAIKDVDVSGMLRYRFESDRLDIGNNAGLSGDKILDGFNSSKNNQHKFKSQLNFKAALDDNFKAFVQFEYDSTDSGFGSQAQENLGTRTKDTFGVKQAYLEYTNETYATSVTFGKLEVGSIWTDDAVGTGAKIVNNSIEGLTFAGYWFDALNYVDDGDFGPTKLNKSSLYGAAVLGDFDPFAFQLWAAYSANNAFLYAIDASYKFSFNDANFKIQGQYLGNSLDGDFENYYGNIVDNGSFYAAKLSGDISAFDFQLGVVGYGEKDKGSVVVLEDKGQVIAPGEQIFYSHGSDLRGDIGENFFYFAGLGYTFAETLRVGFDYVGGKSEQIGRDIDKNEYVASVSYAYSPKLTFSGFYSYLTEDFNTQGADDYDDQFIRLEALYKF; from the coding sequence ATGAAATTAGTTAAACTTAGCTTAGTAGCAGCTTTGGCTGCAGGTGCTTTTTCAGCAGCTAATGCTGTTTCACTTGAAGAAGCTATAAAAGATGTTGATGTATCAGGAATGTTAAGATACAGATTTGAATCTGACAGACTAGATATTGGAAACAATGCTGGTCTAAGTGGTGATAAAATCTTAGATGGATTTAATAGCTCAAAAAACAATCAACACAAATTCAAATCACAACTAAATTTCAAAGCAGCTTTAGATGATAATTTCAAAGCTTTCGTTCAATTTGAATACGATTCAACAGATTCTGGTTTTGGTAGTCAAGCACAAGAAAATCTTGGTACTAGAACAAAAGATACATTTGGTGTAAAACAAGCTTACTTAGAATACACTAACGAAACTTATGCTACAAGCGTAACTTTCGGTAAATTAGAAGTTGGTTCTATTTGGACTGATGATGCAGTAGGCACAGGAGCTAAAATCGTTAATAATTCTATCGAAGGTTTAACTTTTGCAGGTTATTGGTTTGATGCTTTAAACTATGTTGATGATGGTGATTTTGGTCCAACAAAACTAAATAAATCTTCACTATATGGTGCTGCTGTATTAGGCGATTTTGATCCATTTGCTTTCCAATTATGGGCTGCTTATTCAGCTAACAATGCGTTCTTATATGCAATTGATGCTAGCTATAAATTCAGCTTCAATGATGCAAACTTCAAAATCCAAGGTCAATATTTAGGCAATAGCTTAGATGGCGATTTTGAAAACTACTACGGAAACATTGTAGATAATGGTAGCTTCTATGCAGCTAAATTAAGTGGAGATATTTCTGCATTTGATTTCCAATTAGGTGTTGTAGGCTATGGTGAAAAAGATAAAGGAAGTGTAGTTGTATTAGAAGATAAAGGTCAAGTAATTGCTCCAGGTGAACAAATTTTCTATTCTCATGGTAGTGATTTAAGAGGTGATATTGGTGAAAACTTCTTCTACTTTGCAGGTTTAGGTTATACTTTTGCTGAAACACTAAGAGTAGGATTTGACTATGTAGGTGGTAAATCTGAGCAAATTGGTCGTGATATAGATAAAAACGAATATGTTGCAAGTGTATCTTATGCTTATAGTCCAAAACTTACATTTAGTGGATTTTATTCTTACTTAACTGAAGATTTCAACACTCAAGGTGCTGATGATTATGATGATCAATTCATCAGACTTGAAGCTTTATACAAATTCTAA
- a CDS encoding ABC transporter substrate-binding protein: MKKNLLLASLFCASTIYAAEVKIGIVLPLTGSLAAYGNDVYEGIKLANTINPNLKNGDSVKIIAVDTKGDKIETANATTRLISQDKVLGLIGEAVTPNTMQVLSIAEERKIPAIAPVASGDKLLEKKTYASRVCFMDSFQGDKFANYAYKNLNLKSVVVIVDQSNVYSLGLAKAFEKEFKQNGGKVLKKLTISSGDKDFKAIVSQLKNINPDFVYMPIYHPEAALIARQAKAVGFNKLLSAGDGVNNKTFIELGGDAVNGVVFTDSFDYNNPPTNLSKNFIQAYEKSYGTKELPAFSAMGADAYYVMVNAMNECINTLTPQCINEKIHSTSNFEGVGGLISIDKSGNASRSVVIKEIQNQKQVYKTIINP, encoded by the coding sequence ATGAAAAAAAATCTACTACTTGCTAGTTTATTTTGTGCTAGTACAATATATGCAGCAGAAGTGAAAATAGGAATTGTTTTACCATTAACTGGAAGTTTAGCTGCATATGGCAATGATGTGTATGAAGGTATAAAGTTAGCTAATACCATAAACCCTAATTTGAAAAATGGAGATAGTGTTAAAATTATAGCCGTAGATACAAAAGGGGATAAAATAGAAACAGCTAATGCTACAACAAGACTTATCTCTCAAGATAAAGTTTTAGGACTTATAGGAGAAGCTGTTACTCCAAATACTATGCAAGTTTTATCTATAGCAGAAGAAAGAAAAATTCCAGCTATAGCACCAGTTGCATCAGGAGATAAACTTTTAGAGAAAAAAACTTATGCAAGTAGAGTTTGCTTTATGGATAGTTTCCAAGGAGATAAATTTGCTAATTATGCTTATAAAAACTTGAATTTAAAAAGCGTTGTAGTTATAGTCGATCAAAGTAATGTATATTCTTTAGGTTTAGCTAAAGCTTTTGAAAAAGAATTTAAACAAAATGGTGGGAAAGTACTTAAAAAATTAACCATATCTTCAGGAGATAAGGATTTTAAAGCTATAGTTTCTCAACTAAAAAATATTAATCCTGATTTTGTTTATATGCCAATTTATCATCCAGAAGCTGCCTTAATTGCAAGACAGGCAAAAGCTGTAGGTTTTAACAAACTCTTAAGTGCAGGTGATGGGGTAAATAATAAAACTTTCATTGAATTAGGTGGAGATGCTGTAAATGGAGTAGTATTTACAGATAGTTTTGATTATAACAACCCTCCAACAAATTTATCTAAAAATTTTATACAAGCTTATGAAAAATCCTATGGAACAAAAGAACTTCCAGCTTTTTCAGCTATGGGTGCTGATGCTTATTATGTAATGGTAAATGCAATGAATGAGTGTATTAATACTCTTACTCCACAATGTATTAATGAAAAAATTCACTCAACTTCTAATTTTGAAGGTGTTGGTGGACTTATAAGTATAGATAAAAGTGGAAATGCAAGTCGTTCTGTAGTTATCAAAGAAATACAAAATCAAAAACAAGTTTATAAAACTATTATTAATCCTTGA
- the dccR gene encoding two-component system response regulator DccR: MATQILLLEDDINLGEIVSEFLEEEGFSVTLVDNAQEAQDKAYEKNFDLWILDVKVPLGDGFSILKNLRESGKYTPAIFMTSLNTTIDLQKGFESGCDDYIKKPFELEELKIRINAILKRSFAHKNEDYEDLGNGFKFALVSQTLYKGDKPLSLPLKELKLLSLLLKNKGKFIDTAYIFEEIWEYDQEPSELSLRAYVKNLRKLLGKDSIINQRGRGYCYV, encoded by the coding sequence ATGGCAACTCAAATTCTTTTACTAGAAGATGATATTAATTTAGGAGAAATTGTTAGTGAATTTTTAGAGGAAGAAGGTTTTAGTGTAACTTTAGTGGATAATGCTCAAGAAGCACAAGATAAAGCATATGAGAAAAATTTTGACTTATGGATTTTAGATGTAAAAGTTCCTTTAGGAGATGGTTTTAGTATTCTTAAAAATTTAAGAGAGTCGGGTAAATATACTCCAGCAATTTTTATGACTTCTTTAAATACCACAATAGATTTACAAAAAGGTTTTGAAAGTGGCTGTGATGATTATATTAAAAAACCTTTTGAGTTAGAGGAATTAAAAATCAGAATTAATGCTATTTTAAAACGCTCTTTTGCTCATAAAAATGAAGATTATGAGGATTTGGGAAATGGCTTTAAATTTGCACTTGTTTCTCAGACTTTATATAAAGGCGATAAACCTTTGTCTTTACCTTTAAAAGAATTAAAACTTTTATCTTTGTTGTTAAAAAATAAAGGAAAATTTATAGATACAGCTTATATTTTCGAAGAAATTTGGGAGTACGATCAAGAACCAAGCGAACTTAGTTTAAGAGCTTATGTGAAAAATTTGAGAAAACTTTTGGGTAAAGATAGTATTATTAATCAAAGAGGAAGAGGGTATTGTTATGTATGA